The Drosophila mauritiana strain mau12 chromosome 2R, ASM438214v1, whole genome shotgun sequence genome has a segment encoding these proteins:
- the LOC117137471 gene encoding aquaporin AQPcic encodes MGKFEYSLGLNELKSKELRLWQALIGEFLGNLILNFFACGACTQIEDGTFKALAFGLAIFMAITIVGHLSGGHVNPAVTAGMLVAGRISLIRAFFYVVFQCLGAIAGTAAVKILIDQDYYNGLGHTSLAPNITELQGLGIEFFLGLLLVLVVFGACDPHKPDSRYTAPLAIGMAVTLGHLGTIRYTGASMNPARTAGTAFATDIWASHWVYWVGPVLGGVAAALLYTQVLEAKPVPKVNEASEKYRTHADEREMRKLEGARDYA; translated from the exons ATGGGAAAATTCGAATACTCACTGGGTCTCAATGAG CTCAAATCCAAGGAGCTGCGATTGTGGCAGGCCCTGATTGGAGAGTTCCTGGGCAATCTGATCCTCAATTTCTTTGCCTGCGGCGCATGCACCCAAATTGAGGATGGCACCTTCAAAGCCTTGGCTTTTGGCCTGGCCATTTTCATGGCCATCACG ATTGTGGGCCACTTGAGTGGTGGTCATGTGAATCCTGCCGTTACCGCTGGAATGTTGGTCGCAGGACGAATTAGCTTGATCAGAGCCTTTTTCTATGTGGTTTTCCAGTGCCTGGGTGCCATTGCCGGAACTGCAGCGGTTAAG ATTCTCATCGATCAGGACTATTATAATGGCCTGGGTCACACCTCTCTGGCGCCCAATATCACCGAGCTGCAGGGCTTGGGAATCGAGTTCTTCCTGGGACTCCTGCTGGTGCTCGTCGTCTTTGGGGCCTGTGATCCCCACAAGCCCGATTCCCGCTACACGGCGCCCCTTGCCATCGGAATGGCAGTGACCCTGGGTCACTTGGGCACCATCCGGTACACCGGGGCCAGCATGAATCCCGCCCGCACTGCGGGCACCGCCTTTGCCACCGACATCTGGGCGTCGCATTGGGTATACTGGGTTGGACCTGTGctggggggcgtggctgccGCCCTGCTCTACACCCAGGTCCTGGAGGCGAAGCCCGTGCCGAAGGTGAACGAGGCATCCGAGAAGTACCGAACGCACGCCGATGAACGCGAG